From a region of the Lactuca sativa cultivar Salinas chromosome 4, Lsat_Salinas_v11, whole genome shotgun sequence genome:
- the LOC111892002 gene encoding uncharacterized protein LOC111892002: protein MDLSELWAIFGPGFAGAVFGAGWWFWVDAVVCSSVQVSFLHYLPGIFASLAALMFNCVRREDIDYSPYEEGEWRLKLWLFLAYVVSFVSLAASVGLLIQDALVPEGPSAWTGTAGVLQCVLVLISGLVYWTSHSE from the exons ATGGATTTGTCTGAATTGTGGGCAATATTTGGTCCAGGCTTTGCCGGCGCCGTTTTTGGAGCCGGCTGGTGGTTTTGGGTCGACGCCGTCGTTTGCAGTTCTGTGCAAGTCTCGTTTCTCCACTACCTACCTG GAATATTTGCATCTTTGGCTGCGTTGATGTTTAATTGTGTTAGAAGAGAGGACATCGACTACTCTCCCTATGAAGAAGGTGAATGGAG GTTGAAGCTTTGGCTTTTCCTAGCATATGTTGTGTCATTTGTGTCCTTGGCAGCGTCGGTAGGCTTGTTGATACAAGATGCACTTGTGCCCGAAGGTCCTTCTGCTTGGACAGGAACTGCAGGTGTTTTGCAATGTGTGCTTGTCTTAATTAG TGGGCTTGTTTATTGGACATCTCACTCCGAGTAA